A window of Selenomonas ruminantium subsp. lactilytica TAM6421 contains these coding sequences:
- a CDS encoding aspartate/glutamate racemase family protein, which produces MKTIGIMGGMGPMATVDLMRKIIMATPARCDQEHIPMLVDNNCTIPDRTRAIKGLGASPAPEMVKTAKRLMMAGADFIIIACNTAHYFLPEILPQITIPVLSIIDVTIASAWEKGYRSVGLLATSGTISTGLYQDGLEAKGIQCIAPSAEKQHLIDDLIYDGVKSTNKAYDTTAVRELLKEMQVQGAEAFILGCTEVPVAVDMYGLEGTFIDSTDELAKAAVKFAKMEATDGTMIA; this is translated from the coding sequence ATGAAGACAATCGGCATTATGGGTGGCATGGGGCCAATGGCAACGGTGGATCTGATGCGAAAAATCATCATGGCGACACCAGCCAGATGTGATCAGGAACATATCCCCATGCTCGTGGATAATAACTGTACGATTCCCGACCGCACCCGAGCCATTAAGGGCTTGGGCGCATCCCCGGCACCGGAGATGGTGAAGACGGCCAAGCGTTTGATGATGGCCGGTGCGGATTTCATCATCATCGCCTGCAATACAGCCCATTATTTCCTGCCGGAAATCCTGCCGCAGATCACGATTCCGGTGTTATCCATCATCGATGTGACGATTGCCAGCGCCTGGGAAAAAGGCTATCGCAGTGTCGGCCTGCTGGCAACCAGCGGAACTATCAGCACGGGGCTTTATCAGGATGGCTTGGAGGCCAAAGGCATCCAATGCATTGCGCCGTCTGCAGAAAAGCAGCATCTGATCGATGATTTGATCTATGATGGTGTCAAGTCCACAAATAAGGCTTACGATACGACAGCGGTTAGGGAGCTGCTGAAGGAAATGCAGGTGCAGGGCGCTGAGGCCTTTATTCTTGGCTGTACGGAAGTGCCTGTGGCTGTAGATATGTATGGGCTGGAGGGCACATTTATTGACTCCACTGATGAGCTGGCCAAGGCGGCTGTTAAATTTGCCAAGATGGAAGCTACGGATGGAACCATGATTGCATAA
- a CDS encoding S-layer homology domain-containing protein: protein MKKTVLSMLSAGLVMGAATGVSAAANPFSDVPADHWAYDAIATLAADGVIEGYGDGSYQGARNITRYEMAQMVAKAMAKDKGSAADKGLVDKLAAEFAEELNNFGVRVTNLERNADLVKWSGEARYTYTSQRTEDNKGKMSDSTSEAFLLRLEPKAQVNKNWNVHARLDSTVDVREDSTDNVALKRLWAQGNYKNFNVKIGRIPDTTNYDKNLMFFTQLSGVEVNYGQKVKVQARAGRINKDNLRYDEALKRATKRKISEDVASIQSLAVTVSPGKLSLTGAYYHFKSGMFKDTFYSKGANEENAHIWEGAATYRFDKNVSLTGAYMQNTAADYYKRSGLVHLAYKGANKLHQGSWGAYLSYRHQGGNTSMYPSCDGAFYNTKGIEVGAQYTILPNVQAKAIYFNGKQLENDRKAEKLFGRVEYWF, encoded by the coding sequence ATGAAAAAAACAGTTTTATCCATGCTGTCCGCTGGTCTGGTAATGGGCGCAGCTACCGGTGTCAGCGCCGCTGCCAATCCTTTTTCGGATGTACCAGCAGACCACTGGGCATACGATGCCATAGCGACACTGGCTGCGGATGGGGTTATCGAAGGTTATGGTGATGGCAGCTATCAGGGAGCGCGCAACATCACTCGCTACGAAATGGCGCAGATGGTGGCTAAGGCCATGGCCAAAGATAAGGGCAGTGCAGCTGACAAAGGTCTTGTGGATAAGCTGGCAGCTGAGTTTGCTGAGGAATTAAATAATTTTGGTGTACGTGTGACCAATTTAGAGCGAAATGCGGATCTGGTAAAGTGGTCAGGGGAAGCGCGTTATACCTACACCAGCCAGCGAACAGAGGACAACAAGGGCAAGATGAGTGATTCCACTTCAGAAGCGTTTTTATTGCGTCTTGAGCCTAAGGCACAGGTCAATAAGAATTGGAACGTACATGCACGCTTGGATTCAACCGTTGATGTGCGGGAAGACAGCACAGATAATGTGGCCTTAAAACGGCTCTGGGCGCAGGGAAATTATAAGAACTTCAATGTGAAGATAGGGCGCATTCCAGATACGACAAATTATGACAAGAATTTGATGTTTTTCACACAATTATCCGGTGTTGAGGTAAACTATGGCCAGAAGGTCAAGGTACAGGCTCGTGCAGGCCGTATAAATAAGGATAATCTGCGCTATGATGAAGCATTGAAACGGGCAACGAAACGCAAGATTAGCGAGGATGTGGCCAGCATCCAAAGCTTAGCGGTAACGGTTAGTCCGGGAAAGCTGTCTTTGACGGGAGCATATTATCATTTTAAGAGTGGGATGTTTAAGGATACGTTTTACAGCAAAGGTGCTAATGAAGAAAATGCGCATATCTGGGAAGGTGCAGCAACTTACCGCTTCGACAAGAATGTATCCTTAACGGGTGCTTATATGCAGAATACCGCCGCAGATTACTATAAGCGTTCAGGACTCGTGCATCTTGCCTATAAGGGCGCCAATAAATTGCATCAGGGTTCATGGGGGGCTTATCTCTCGTATCGTCATCAAGGCGGCAATACCTCCATGTATCCGTCCTGCGATGGTGCTTTCTATAATACCAAGGGTATAGAAGTGGGCGCCCAGTATACCATTTTGCCTAATGTTCAGGCAAAGGCAATCTATTTTAACGGCAAGCAGTTGGAAAATGACCGCAAAGCAGAAAAACTGTTCGGCCGAGTGGAATATTGGTTCTGA
- a CDS encoding haloacid dehalogenase-like hydrolase: MRSKKLCAAVLAATLGFGFMASAPSTEAATRAELAQISVNQKGTNFKYWNKDAKSYQALTNYVKDVTNPKSKNFIPVEDRIAVFDLDGTLICETTPSYFEWMMYLERALNDPTFTPKKEDREYAKVVKAAIDKGSLPEDMERKEAKSQASVFAGMTLPEYEAYVKKFMQTPAEGLNNLKRGDSFYLPMVEVVSYLNANKFKIFVVSGSDRQALRILTDGIMPIEKDNIIGTDVWNLASHQGDTDGLDYLYRKDDEVIRGEFTLKDVKMNKVSNIAREIGKQPVLAFGNSSGDGSMFNYTITNNKYKALAFSLLCDDTERELGNQKKADKMRASCEKYGWIPVSMRDDFKTIYGDNVTRTK, translated from the coding sequence ATGCGTAGCAAGAAACTCTGCGCTGCCGTATTGGCAGCAACACTCGGTTTTGGTTTTATGGCCAGTGCACCAAGCACTGAAGCTGCTACCCGCGCCGAGCTGGCTCAGATTTCTGTAAACCAAAAAGGCACGAACTTCAAGTATTGGAACAAAGATGCCAAGTCCTATCAGGCACTCACCAATTATGTCAAAGACGTAACCAACCCCAAGAGCAAGAACTTCATTCCTGTGGAAGACCGCATCGCCGTTTTCGATCTGGACGGCACCCTGATCTGCGAGACCACCCCCTCCTATTTCGAGTGGATGATGTATCTGGAACGGGCACTCAACGATCCGACCTTTACCCCGAAAAAAGAAGACCGTGAATATGCAAAAGTCGTAAAAGCAGCCATCGACAAAGGGTCCCTGCCCGAAGATATGGAACGCAAAGAGGCAAAATCCCAAGCCTCCGTATTTGCCGGCATGACCTTGCCGGAATACGAAGCCTACGTGAAGAAATTCATGCAGACACCGGCAGAGGGCCTGAACAACCTCAAACGCGGCGATTCCTTCTATCTGCCCATGGTAGAAGTCGTTTCCTATCTGAACGCCAACAAGTTCAAGATCTTCGTGGTTTCTGGCTCCGACCGTCAGGCGCTGCGCATCCTGACCGATGGCATCATGCCCATTGAAAAGGACAATATCATCGGCACAGACGTCTGGAACCTGGCCTCCCATCAGGGGGATACCGACGGCCTCGACTACCTCTATCGCAAGGATGATGAAGTCATCCGCGGCGAATTCACTCTCAAAGATGTCAAGATGAACAAGGTTTCCAACATCGCCCGGGAAATCGGCAAGCAGCCTGTACTGGCCTTCGGCAACAGCTCCGGTGACGGCAGTATGTTCAACTACACCATCACCAACAATAAATACAAAGCCCTCGCCTTCTCCCTGCTCTGCGATGACACGGAACGCGAACTGGGCAACCAGAAAAAAGCCGACAAGATGCGGGCTTCCTGCGAAAAATACGGCTGGATTCCGGTTTCCATGCGTGATGATTTCAAGACCATCTATGGTGACAATGTAACCAGAACCAAATAA
- a CDS encoding LysR family transcriptional regulator — translation MLLRQIQYFMAVAESHHFTKAAKQLFVSQSALSQQINKLEEDLGVKLLDRISHPITLTPAGEEFYRCAQKIIADINHLELQMQHYARDNQGTLHIGVITGLGKLPLTDIFSKFNTEISPQMQFSLTNCLSKKLCHMLGNHEVDIAIMAVPDELSTAEFELLSLQHEPFMVILPPAHPLANHAQINLKDLQAENFIFPTAENVSYDVFMAACQKAGFTPNIVTYCNTPGQRIDLVHSGLGVSLISESGLTYFNHHAAVVSRTLTEPFYKHIAMVRRREEKHPPLVDKFWEYIRTNYGQDEA, via the coding sequence ATGCTCTTGCGGCAAATACAGTATTTTATGGCGGTAGCAGAATCACACCACTTTACCAAAGCAGCGAAACAACTCTTTGTCTCCCAGTCTGCTCTATCGCAGCAAATAAACAAACTTGAAGAGGATTTAGGGGTTAAACTTCTTGACCGTATTTCCCATCCCATTACATTAACCCCGGCTGGTGAAGAGTTTTACCGCTGCGCCCAAAAGATAATAGCCGATATCAATCATCTTGAGCTGCAAATGCAGCACTATGCCCGTGACAATCAAGGCACTTTGCACATCGGCGTGATTACAGGTCTGGGAAAACTGCCCCTTACCGATATATTTTCAAAATTCAATACCGAAATCTCCCCGCAGATGCAATTTTCTCTGACCAATTGTCTGAGCAAAAAGCTCTGCCACATGCTGGGCAATCACGAAGTAGACATTGCCATTATGGCTGTCCCCGACGAATTGTCCACAGCGGAATTTGAACTCCTCTCCTTGCAGCATGAACCATTTATGGTGATTCTCCCCCCAGCCCATCCGCTGGCAAATCATGCACAAATCAACCTAAAAGACTTGCAGGCTGAAAATTTTATCTTCCCTACGGCCGAAAATGTTTCCTATGACGTCTTTATGGCAGCCTGTCAGAAAGCAGGCTTCACCCCGAATATCGTTACCTACTGCAATACACCCGGCCAGCGGATTGACCTCGTCCACTCTGGATTAGGTGTCAGTCTGATTTCGGAAAGCGGGCTTACCTATTTCAACCACCATGCTGCTGTTGTATCCCGCACTTTAACTGAGCCCTTTTACAAGCATATTGCTATGGTAAGACGGCGGGAAGAAAAACATCCACCGTTGGTCGATAAATTCTGGGAATATATCCGTACAAACTACGGTCAGGATGAAGCATAA
- a CDS encoding LysR family transcriptional regulator: MTGREYVYTVYEEKSFSAAAKKLFMTQPALSAAVKKVEQELGLPIFDRSHSPLRLTDAGRAYIEATEKIFQIEKNLQRFVNDLAELESGNLVIGGTNFVTACFLPRLIKNFNEQHPNIHISVIESSSAELFAGLKQGTIDLVIDSGECNTKEFESLTFFTDRIMLAVPKALAPENESAFSQQDISAGKHLQVSAPIARLQDFQDIPFLLLGKGNDMYRRTMELFREAEITPHVRLYLNQLMTAYHMTAAGLGATFLTDTLIRMAAPNDLLNYYLLDHPLLEREIFIAVPRSSYHPRAIQAFWASVAQSR, from the coding sequence ATGACCGGCAGGGAATATGTCTATACGGTATATGAGGAAAAGAGTTTTTCCGCCGCAGCCAAAAAACTTTTTATGACACAACCAGCCCTATCTGCGGCAGTAAAGAAAGTCGAGCAGGAATTAGGCCTGCCCATCTTCGACCGCTCTCACTCTCCCTTGCGGCTCACCGACGCCGGGCGGGCTTACATCGAAGCAACTGAAAAAATCTTCCAGATAGAGAAAAACCTCCAGCGCTTTGTCAACGATCTGGCAGAACTGGAAAGCGGCAATCTGGTGATTGGCGGCACGAACTTCGTAACAGCCTGCTTCCTGCCCCGGCTGATCAAAAACTTCAACGAACAGCATCCCAACATCCATATTTCCGTAATCGAGTCCAGCAGCGCGGAATTATTTGCGGGACTGAAACAGGGTACCATCGATCTCGTCATTGACAGCGGCGAATGCAATACCAAGGAGTTCGAATCCCTGACCTTCTTTACCGATAGGATTATGCTCGCCGTGCCCAAGGCTTTGGCCCCCGAAAATGAATCCGCATTTTCCCAACAGGACATCAGCGCCGGCAAGCATCTGCAAGTGAGTGCGCCCATAGCCAGGCTGCAGGATTTCCAGGACATTCCCTTCCTGCTGCTGGGCAAGGGCAACGATATGTACCGCCGGACCATGGAACTCTTCCGGGAAGCAGAGATCACGCCTCATGTGCGCCTCTACCTCAACCAGCTGATGACGGCCTATCATATGACAGCGGCAGGCCTGGGGGCAACCTTCCTGACCGACACCCTGATCCGCATGGCTGCCCCTAATGACCTGCTGAACTACTATCTGCTGGATCATCCCCTGCTGGAACGTGAAATATTCATTGCCGTCCCGCGCAGCAGTTACCATCCCCGAGCCATCCAGGCCTTTTGGGCCAGTGTTGCCCAAAGCAGGTGA
- the dcuC gene encoding C4-dicarboxylate transporter DcuC has translation MLALALAFVTTVVVAYMILKKKNAQTVLFAGGIFLMAMTILLGYPLLDAKKTTGMVWFDIFKFIEDTFSSRAAGIGLLIMAVGGFAKYMEHIGASRVLVHLSAKPLSMLKSPYLLLAVSYVVGQLLNIVIPSAAGLCVLLMATLYPVLISLGVSRLSAAAVIATAPCLDLGPASGTAVFAAKTAGLDVADYFVGEQIPIAVVTILAIAVTHFVVQRWFDRRDGIEAKSMEFVAVEKDDSLPPAIYAILPLVPIGLVLVFSKLCITTIKMPVVTAMIISIALAMLFELLRTRDVKTVFDSIKVFFDGMGKIFATVITLIVAGETFAFGLTKIGAVDMIISGAQSSGFGAAGITLVMVMIVTVSAVIMGSGNAPFYSFGALVPDIAAKLAILPAAMITPMQMASSIARSASPITAAVVAVAGVADVSPVDVVKRTAIPMLVALVTSFVMSVLV, from the coding sequence ATGTTAGCGTTGGCCTTGGCTTTCGTAACGACTGTGGTTGTGGCCTACATGATCCTAAAAAAGAAAAATGCACAAACGGTGCTCTTTGCCGGGGGCATTTTCTTGATGGCGATGACCATTCTGCTGGGATATCCATTATTGGATGCAAAGAAAACAACGGGGATGGTCTGGTTTGATATCTTTAAGTTTATCGAGGATACGTTTAGTTCCCGTGCAGCCGGTATAGGTTTGCTCATTATGGCTGTCGGTGGCTTTGCCAAATATATGGAGCATATCGGCGCCAGCCGGGTTTTGGTTCATCTGTCCGCCAAGCCGCTTAGCATGCTGAAATCTCCCTATTTGTTGCTGGCCGTAAGCTATGTGGTGGGACAGCTGTTAAATATCGTTATTCCGAGTGCCGCAGGGTTATGTGTGTTGCTGATGGCTACTTTGTATCCGGTCCTCATTAGCTTGGGCGTCAGCCGCTTATCGGCAGCGGCCGTTATTGCCACCGCACCTTGTTTGGATTTGGGGCCGGCTTCTGGTACCGCTGTGTTTGCTGCGAAAACTGCAGGTTTGGATGTCGCAGATTATTTCGTTGGTGAGCAGATTCCTATCGCCGTGGTGACGATTTTGGCTATTGCGGTAACGCATTTTGTGGTTCAGCGTTGGTTTGACCGACGGGATGGTATCGAGGCTAAGTCCATGGAATTTGTCGCTGTGGAAAAGGATGATTCCCTGCCGCCAGCGATTTATGCGATTTTGCCGTTGGTACCCATTGGGTTGGTGCTCGTATTCAGCAAGCTGTGTATCACGACAATAAAAATGCCCGTGGTAACTGCGATGATTATCAGCATTGCTTTGGCGATGCTGTTTGAGTTGCTTCGGACGCGTGATGTAAAGACGGTGTTTGACAGCATAAAGGTCTTCTTTGATGGCATGGGCAAGATTTTTGCTACGGTCATTACGTTGATTGTAGCCGGTGAGACCTTTGCTTTTGGCTTGACGAAAATCGGGGCAGTGGACATGATTATCAGCGGTGCACAGAGCTCTGGCTTCGGAGCGGCTGGGATTACTCTGGTTATGGTGATGATTGTAACGGTATCGGCGGTCATTATGGGTTCAGGTAATGCACCCTTTTATTCCTTTGGTGCTTTGGTGCCGGATATTGCCGCGAAGCTGGCAATTTTACCGGCCGCGATGATAACGCCGATGCAGATGGCTTCCAGCATTGCCCGCAGCGCTTCGCCGATTACGGCAGCAGTAGTTGCTGTGGCTGGTGTAGCAGATGTGTCGCCTGTGGATGTCGTAAAACGGACGGCCATTCCTATGCTCGTGGCTTTGGTTACGTCCTTTGTTATGTCAGTTCTGGTGTGA
- a CDS encoding M20 family metallopeptidase — translation MELEKQRYLDELAKLVNIDSVSSEPEGAGKIAAFMKEKYESLGWLAEEVRLSPTIAPCLRIVNREADHYDVLVLAHMDTVFPLGTAAKRPFTIDGNRAYGPGVIDCKAGMLSGFYALANLQARGVLQEASICVFLNSDHEGISSRYSAVYSTELARKSRYVLVLEAGRANGNLVHKRKGIARYHINIKGVAAHAGVDYQAGRNAVEELAHWIIALQSATDFTKETTVNVGKVWGGTGISAVPGEAGAEVDVRYYDKAEIERVSGVMKALHNQPHVEGTAAAVEGGITRPPMLPTEKTMELCRRIDEIGQEIGVDFGWTASGGGSDGSFAAAGGTPTIDGLGPVGGGAHSEGEYLEIDSIIPRYELLCRIIQHIIGSR, via the coding sequence ATGGAGCTGGAAAAACAGCGCTATCTGGACGAACTAGCCAAGCTCGTTAATATCGACAGCGTTTCCTCTGAGCCAGAAGGTGCCGGTAAGATTGCTGCTTTTATGAAGGAAAAGTATGAATCGCTCGGCTGGCTGGCCGAAGAAGTCAGGTTGTCACCGACCATTGCACCTTGTCTGCGCATTGTCAATCGAGAGGCTGACCATTATGATGTATTGGTACTTGCGCATATGGATACCGTATTTCCTTTGGGAACAGCAGCTAAACGTCCTTTTACAATCGATGGAAATCGCGCCTATGGTCCTGGGGTAATCGATTGTAAGGCGGGGATGCTGAGCGGTTTTTACGCATTGGCCAATTTACAGGCACGGGGCGTTTTGCAAGAAGCCTCTATATGTGTGTTTCTCAACAGTGACCACGAGGGCATAAGTTCAAGGTATTCGGCAGTGTATTCTACGGAACTGGCCAGAAAAAGCCGCTACGTTCTTGTCCTGGAAGCTGGCCGTGCCAATGGAAATTTGGTTCATAAACGCAAAGGGATTGCCAGATACCATATCAATATCAAAGGGGTAGCGGCACATGCAGGGGTGGATTATCAGGCCGGTAGAAATGCCGTTGAGGAATTGGCCCATTGGATTATCGCCCTGCAGTCCGCCACGGATTTTACTAAGGAGACTACGGTAAATGTAGGCAAGGTCTGGGGCGGTACTGGCATAAGCGCCGTACCAGGAGAAGCCGGTGCCGAGGTTGATGTACGCTATTATGACAAGGCCGAAATAGAGCGTGTGTCTGGGGTTATGAAAGCATTACATAATCAGCCGCATGTAGAGGGAACGGCAGCTGCCGTGGAAGGTGGCATAACAAGACCGCCGATGCTTCCTACGGAAAAAACCATGGAGCTTTGCCGGCGCATTGATGAAATTGGGCAGGAAATCGGTGTCGATTTTGGCTGGACTGCCAGCGGTGGCGGTTCTGATGGCAGCTTTGCTGCAGCTGGTGGAACGCCGACCATTGATGGCTTAGGGCCAGTGGGCGGCGGTGCCCATAGTGAGGGTGAATATCTGGAAATCGATAGCATTATTCCCCGCTATGAGCTATTATGCCGGATTATACAGCATATTATCGGTTCGCGGTAA